One genomic segment of Virgibacillus doumboii includes these proteins:
- a CDS encoding IS3 family transposase, with protein MKKSYAHFHEKPSVRDKYCFILAHRGEYSIVKMCTVLDVSKSGYYTWLETKDKISDKEAKDGDIRQKIKKSFYESEESYGSPRVYDDLDEWGYSISQTTVARKMREMGLRATPKERYIVTTDSNHNMYVYPNLLNQKFDVDEPDRVWVSDITYIWTLEGWLYLSTIMDLFSRKIVGWSMASHMKTALPLKALNMAITTRQPIEEKLIHHSDRGSQYCSYDYTDVLKENKIQISMSRTGNPYDNACIESFHATIKKELVYRRRFKTRSEAIKAVNYYIGSRYNERRKHSSLGYCSPNKYERKYQAAQLELSS; from the coding sequence ATTAAAAAAAGCTATGCACATTTTCACGAAAAACCAAGCGTAAGAGATAAATACTGTTTCATCCTGGCTCATCGAGGTGAATACAGTATTGTGAAAATGTGCACTGTACTAGACGTTTCGAAGAGCGGTTATTATACCTGGTTAGAAACCAAAGACAAAATTTCGGATAAAGAAGCTAAAGACGGGGACATAAGGCAGAAGATTAAAAAATCGTTTTATGAAAGTGAAGAATCTTATGGTAGTCCCAGAGTGTATGATGATTTAGATGAGTGGGGATATTCAATCTCTCAAACAACGGTAGCACGAAAAATGAGGGAAATGGGTCTGAGAGCTACTCCTAAAGAAAGATATATTGTCACAACGGATTCGAATCATAATATGTATGTTTACCCAAATCTTCTAAATCAAAAATTTGATGTTGATGAACCGGACCGGGTCTGGGTTTCCGATATCACTTATATTTGGACACTTGAAGGATGGCTTTATTTATCTACCATTATGGATTTGTTTTCAAGAAAGATTGTTGGATGGAGTATGGCGTCTCACATGAAAACCGCATTACCTTTAAAGGCTTTGAATATGGCAATCACCACCAGGCAGCCCATAGAAGAGAAGTTAATTCATCATTCGGATCGTGGCTCCCAATATTGTTCGTACGATTATACCGATGTGTTAAAAGAAAATAAAATTCAAATAAGTATGAGCAGGACAGGAAACCCGTATGATAATGCTTGCATTGAATCATTTCACGCAACGATTAAAAAGGAACTGGTATATCGTAGACGTTTTAAGACTCGGTCAGAAGCAATTAAAGCGGTAAACTATTACATAGGCAGCCGCTACAATGAAAGAAGAAAGCATTCATCTTTAGGATATTGTTCACCAAATAAATATGAGCGAAAGTACCAAGCAGCACAACTGGAACTTAGCTCTTAA
- a CDS encoding pyridoxal phosphate-dependent aminotransferase, translated as MRRFEQSAMLKRLPEQFFAKLVKKTQEMKEQGHDVIVLGQGNPDLPTPQHIVKALQDAAEKPINHKYTPFQGFTYLKEAVAEFYQREYGVTVNPETEVAILFGAKTGLVELSQCLLNPGDLALLPDPGYPDYMSGTAMADAEKALMPLREENGFLPDYSELEKDELDRAKLMFLNYPNNPTAATASHSFFDKTIELADKHDICVVHDFAYATIGFDGEKPMSFLQSAGAKNVGIEIYTLSKSYSMAGWRIAFAVGNPSVIESINLVQDHLYVSLFGSVQEAAAAALLGDQTAANDLVDTYASRRERFFAALDRIGWKADAPKGTFFAWLPVPAGYSSEEFADLLLEKAHVVVAPGNGFGPQGEGYVRVGLLESEARLEEAVDRIGKLGIF; from the coding sequence TTGAGGAGATTTGAACAATCAGCTATGCTGAAGCGACTGCCTGAGCAGTTTTTTGCCAAGCTGGTGAAAAAAACGCAGGAAATGAAGGAACAGGGTCACGATGTTATCGTCCTTGGCCAGGGGAACCCGGACCTGCCAACTCCCCAGCACATTGTGAAGGCATTACAGGACGCTGCAGAGAAGCCGATTAACCATAAATATACGCCGTTTCAGGGCTTTACGTATTTGAAAGAGGCAGTGGCGGAGTTTTACCAAAGAGAATATGGAGTTACGGTGAACCCGGAAACGGAAGTGGCTATCTTATTCGGGGCGAAAACAGGACTTGTGGAACTGAGTCAGTGTCTATTGAACCCGGGTGATTTGGCATTGCTTCCGGACCCGGGCTATCCGGACTATATGTCGGGTACGGCAATGGCTGATGCGGAAAAAGCATTGATGCCACTGCGGGAGGAAAATGGGTTTTTGCCCGATTACAGTGAGCTTGAGAAGGATGAATTGGACCGGGCCAAGCTGATGTTTTTAAATTATCCGAACAACCCGACTGCGGCAACAGCAAGTCATTCATTTTTTGATAAAACGATTGAGCTTGCTGACAAACATGATATTTGTGTTGTGCACGATTTTGCCTATGCAACAATCGGTTTTGATGGAGAAAAGCCGATGAGTTTTCTTCAATCGGCCGGTGCAAAAAATGTTGGAATTGAAATTTATACTTTATCCAAGTCATACAGTATGGCAGGATGGCGAATAGCGTTTGCGGTAGGAAATCCTTCCGTTATCGAAAGCATCAATCTGGTGCAGGATCACCTTTATGTCAGTTTGTTTGGTTCGGTTCAGGAGGCGGCTGCTGCAGCACTGTTAGGTGATCAGACAGCGGCTAATGATCTAGTCGATACATATGCAAGCCGCCGGGAACGGTTCTTTGCTGCGTTGGACCGGATTGGCTGGAAAGCAGATGCGCCAAAAGGAACCTTCTTTGCATGGCTGCCGGTTCCAGCGGGGTATTCGTCAGAGGAATTTGCCGATTTACTGTTGGAAAAAGCACATGTTGTCGTCGCCCCGGGAAATGGATTTGGTCCTCAGGGGGAAGGCTATGTTCGGGTCGGCTTGCTTGAATCAGAAGCACGACTGGAGGAAGCGGTTGACCGGATTGGGAAATTAGGGATATTTTAA
- the ilvA gene encoding threonine ammonia-lyase has translation MVGKNVYFKMENQQKTGAFKFRGATFKLMQLSKEQLRNGVITASAGNHAQGVAYAAAKLGAYATIFMAEGTPLAKINATKAYGAEVVLVGESFQEAYEASLKRQRDTGAAYIHPFDDYDVMAGQGSIAMEMLRQEDRMDTIIVPIGGGGLISGISTAVKHINRSIRVIGVQASGAAAMHESFHHNKVENLNSVQTIAEGIAVKQPGKRTLPIIRKYVDDIVTVSDEEIASAIVYMLERNKTLMEGAGAASLAALFKYHEEIPSRHCGMVISGGNLDIGMLPMIQKLAGRLNSFAS, from the coding sequence ATGGTCGGGAAAAACGTATATTTTAAAATGGAAAATCAGCAGAAAACAGGTGCATTTAAATTCAGAGGAGCTACGTTTAAACTCATGCAGCTGTCTAAAGAACAATTGCGGAACGGCGTGATCACTGCTTCTGCAGGGAACCATGCGCAAGGGGTGGCATATGCCGCCGCAAAATTGGGAGCATACGCCACCATATTCATGGCAGAAGGGACGCCGCTTGCAAAAATAAATGCTACAAAAGCATATGGTGCAGAGGTCGTCCTTGTTGGCGAGTCGTTTCAGGAGGCATATGAAGCTTCATTAAAAAGGCAACGAGATACAGGAGCGGCTTACATTCATCCATTTGATGATTACGATGTTATGGCAGGACAGGGTAGCATTGCAATGGAAATGCTAAGGCAGGAAGACCGGATGGATACGATTATTGTGCCAATCGGCGGCGGTGGATTAATCAGTGGTATTTCAACAGCAGTAAAACATATCAACCGGTCGATTCGGGTAATTGGTGTGCAGGCAAGCGGAGCAGCTGCAATGCATGAAAGCTTTCATCATAACAAAGTGGAGAATTTGAATTCGGTTCAAACGATTGCAGAAGGCATTGCAGTGAAACAGCCTGGAAAACGAACACTGCCGATTATTCGAAAATATGTCGATGATATCGTTACTGTTAGTGATGAGGAGATTGCCTCAGCGATTGTTTATATGCTGGAGCGGAACAAAACATTAATGGAAGGGGCAGGCGCCGCATCGCTGGCTGCATTGTTTAAGTATCATGAAGAAATCCCATCAAGGCATTGTGGAATGGTAATCAGTGGGGGTAATTTAGATATCGGGATGTTGCCGATGATTCAAAAATTAGCGGGCAGACTGAATTCCTTTGCATCTTAG
- a CDS encoding IS256 family transposase: MTQLQFNLDMDFLKESIMNSNIDNVVKSTIVLVLNEYMEKERDAYLNTKAYERSEERHDYRNGYYERDYMMSIGKIKLRVPRTRSGEFSPTVFEKYRRCDQAFALSMLEMVVNGVSTRKIKNVVEQLCGEYVSKSFVSSLTEKLDPIVNEWANRALNTEYYRYVYVDAMYIKVREHHKVVSKAVYIATGLNEGNKREVLGLKVSHEESFEAWQEFLKELIARGLQSPNLIISDAHSGLKRAIQKVFIGTSWQRCTVHFKKNLFDELPKKGMQDVKEEIKQIFDVETPEDARKLKDEFINRNQDNSKLVKVINNLEDGFDDAIQYLNEPPEYQKHIRSTNSLERLNQEVRRRERVIRIFPNTQSAFRLIGAVLMDYEEEEQKKRPIFYREK; encoded by the coding sequence ATGACCCAATTACAGTTTAACCTAGATATGGACTTTTTAAAAGAATCCATAATGAATTCAAATATCGATAATGTCGTTAAATCTACTATTGTTTTAGTGTTGAATGAGTATATGGAAAAAGAACGTGATGCGTATTTAAATACAAAGGCTTATGAACGTTCAGAAGAGCGTCATGATTATCGTAATGGCTACTATGAGCGGGATTATATGATGAGTATTGGAAAAATTAAGTTGCGCGTTCCTCGTACTCGCAGCGGAGAATTTTCACCAACCGTTTTTGAAAAATATAGACGATGTGATCAGGCATTTGCGTTATCCATGCTTGAAATGGTAGTAAATGGTGTGTCTACTCGAAAGATTAAAAACGTTGTTGAACAGTTGTGCGGGGAATATGTTTCAAAGTCCTTTGTATCCTCACTCACTGAGAAACTTGATCCAATTGTAAATGAGTGGGCAAACCGTGCGTTAAACACAGAATACTATCGATATGTATACGTGGATGCCATGTATATTAAAGTTCGTGAACATCATAAAGTTGTGTCTAAAGCGGTTTATATAGCTACTGGGCTAAACGAAGGGAATAAAAGAGAAGTACTTGGTTTGAAAGTGAGTCATGAGGAAAGCTTTGAAGCCTGGCAGGAATTTTTAAAGGAACTAATAGCACGCGGTTTACAATCACCAAATCTGATCATTTCAGATGCTCATTCCGGCCTTAAAAGAGCTATCCAGAAAGTATTTATCGGTACATCTTGGCAGCGCTGTACGGTTCATTTTAAAAAGAATCTCTTTGATGAGCTGCCAAAGAAGGGTATGCAAGATGTAAAAGAAGAAATAAAGCAAATTTTTGATGTAGAAACGCCTGAGGATGCAAGGAAATTGAAAGATGAGTTTATTAATCGTAACCAAGATAATTCTAAACTGGTAAAGGTAATTAACAACCTGGAGGATGGCTTTGATGACGCCATCCAGTATCTAAACGAACCACCGGAGTACCAAAAGCATATTCGTAGTACAAATTCCCTTGAACGCCTAAACCAAGAGGTAAGACGAAGAGAAAGAGTAATACGCATATTTCCTAATACGCAATCAGCTTTTCGATTAATTGGGGCAGTATTGATGGATTATGAAGAGGAAGAGCAGAAGAAAAGGCCAATCTTTTATAGGGAAAAGTAG